One region of Jatrophihabitans cynanchi genomic DNA includes:
- a CDS encoding RDD family protein: MQPSPAIVSGEGVGLDLARAGVGSRIAASAIDALVQIVAAVIALLITARLFGGGDSAALTAVILTELVLVVAGYPIVMEWLTRGRTLGKLCLGLRVVRDDGGPIGFRQALVRGLAGLVLEKPGLVFPFGTAAGFLTMIFSSGDKRIGDMMAGTFVLNERGGPARTLAPQHFAVPPHLQPWAQTLDLSRLDDQLALTVRQFLVRAPQLNPAAQHSLGESLRAQLEAVISPAPPAGTATPWLLVAVLGERRRRAEAAARIPDRGATPSAGSSW; encoded by the coding sequence GCGAGGGCGTCGGCCTGGATCTCGCGCGCGCCGGCGTCGGGTCCAGGATCGCGGCGTCGGCGATCGACGCGCTCGTGCAGATCGTTGCCGCGGTGATCGCGCTGCTGATCACCGCACGGCTCTTCGGCGGCGGCGACTCGGCGGCCCTCACGGCCGTCATCCTCACCGAGCTGGTCCTTGTCGTCGCGGGCTATCCGATCGTGATGGAGTGGCTCACTCGCGGTCGCACGCTCGGCAAGCTGTGCCTCGGGCTGCGCGTGGTGCGCGACGACGGCGGCCCGATCGGATTCCGGCAGGCGCTGGTCCGCGGCCTGGCCGGTCTGGTGCTGGAGAAGCCGGGCCTGGTGTTCCCGTTCGGCACCGCGGCCGGTTTCCTCACCATGATCTTCAGCTCCGGTGACAAGCGCATCGGCGACATGATGGCCGGCACGTTCGTGCTCAACGAGCGCGGCGGCCCGGCCCGCACTCTCGCGCCGCAGCACTTCGCCGTGCCGCCGCACCTGCAGCCGTGGGCTCAGACGCTCGACCTGTCCCGGCTGGACGATCAGCTCGCGCTCACCGTGCGTCAGTTCCTGGTGCGCGCCCCGCAGCTGAACCCGGCCGCGCAACACTCGCTCGGCGAGAGCCTGCGCGCCCAACTCGAAGCGGTGATCTCCCCCGCTCCACCGGCCGGAACGGCCACGCCCTGGCTGCTTGTTGCGGTGCTCGGCGAACGACGGCGCCGCGCCGAAGCCGCCGCCCGGATCCCCGATCGTGGCGCCACCCCGTCCGCGGGCAGCAGTTGGTGA
- the sigJ gene encoding RNA polymerase sigma factor SigJ, whose product MSTRSEAGEPDLDAVMGERRRLINVTYRLLGSLAEAEDAVQEAYARWYALTPEQQQEIENPAAWLTTVASRICLNLLGSARARRERYVGEWIPEPVPDQSEWTGAAVDPADRVTLDESVNMAFLVVLESLTPAERVALILHDVFRYRFTEVAEIVGRTPAACRQLASSARRRLRAARQPDTPAGQRAEIVRNFKQAWQAKDIAALIGLLDPEAVATADGGGLALTFLDPIEGGEQIARAWMELADRVSSDMQLLERTVNGQPGLVAQSGGVTVTVFAFDVVGGRIKHIWVMRNPDKLRPWTTG is encoded by the coding sequence ATGAGCACCCGATCCGAGGCAGGTGAGCCGGACCTGGACGCGGTCATGGGTGAGCGGCGCCGGCTGATCAACGTCACCTACCGGCTGCTCGGCTCGCTCGCCGAGGCGGAGGACGCCGTGCAGGAGGCGTATGCCCGCTGGTACGCCCTGACCCCGGAGCAGCAGCAGGAGATCGAGAACCCCGCTGCCTGGCTGACGACCGTCGCGAGCCGCATCTGCCTCAACCTGCTCGGCTCGGCCCGGGCCAGGCGCGAGCGCTACGTCGGCGAGTGGATACCCGAACCAGTGCCCGATCAGAGCGAGTGGACTGGCGCAGCCGTCGACCCGGCCGACCGCGTCACCCTCGACGAGTCGGTCAACATGGCGTTCCTGGTCGTGCTCGAGTCGTTGACACCGGCCGAACGGGTCGCGCTCATCCTGCACGACGTCTTCCGGTACCGCTTCACCGAAGTCGCCGAGATCGTCGGGCGGACGCCGGCCGCTTGCCGGCAACTGGCATCCTCGGCCCGGCGTCGCCTTCGCGCCGCACGGCAACCGGATACGCCGGCCGGCCAGCGTGCCGAGATCGTCCGCAACTTCAAGCAAGCCTGGCAGGCCAAGGACATCGCGGCCCTCATCGGCCTACTGGATCCCGAAGCCGTGGCGACCGCTGACGGCGGCGGGCTGGCCCTGACGTTCCTCGACCCGATCGAGGGCGGCGAGCAGATCGCGCGCGCGTGGATGGAACTGGCTGATCGAGTGTCGAGCGACATGCAACTGCTCGAGCGCACCGTCAACGGCCAGCCCGGCCTGGTAGCGCAGTCGGGCGGCGTCACCGTGACGGTGTTCGCATTCGACGTCGTCGGCGGGCGGATCAAGCACATCTGGGTGATGCGCAACCCCGACAAGCTGCGACCCTGGACGACAGGGTGA
- a CDS encoding DUF998 domain-containing protein yields the protein MKQVNRPARPVRSLATAALVSASLFPLIVIALNLVQRRDYSPSRQAISELALGTGGSFMVLAFCGLGIGIFLLALILLRTSCKARATPLLLAVASVLAGPVSAAFHTDRTGAKTTMHGNIHNGAGLAAFLLILVAMITAAYRFRHQPKWRSHAAPTTALAALGVVTFVLIPLLGDSHFGLAQRLFVGTFVAWILTTAAHARNLSTAEHATRASSPDGKRATSLPGS from the coding sequence GTGAAGCAGGTCAACCGTCCCGCGCGCCCCGTCCGTAGCCTCGCCACGGCCGCACTTGTGTCGGCGTCGTTGTTCCCGCTCATCGTGATCGCGCTCAACCTCGTCCAGCGACGCGACTACAGTCCCAGCCGCCAGGCGATCAGCGAACTGGCGCTTGGAACCGGCGGCAGCTTCATGGTCCTCGCGTTCTGCGGGCTCGGCATCGGCATCTTCCTGCTCGCGCTGATCCTCTTGCGCACCAGCTGCAAAGCCCGCGCCACACCGCTGCTACTCGCCGTCGCCTCCGTGCTCGCCGGTCCCGTCTCCGCCGCGTTCCACACCGACCGCACCGGAGCCAAGACCACGATGCACGGCAACATTCACAACGGCGCCGGCCTCGCCGCGTTCCTGCTGATCCTGGTCGCGATGATCACGGCGGCCTACCGATTCCGGCACCAGCCCAAGTGGCGGTCCCACGCCGCACCCACCACCGCGTTGGCCGCCCTCGGCGTCGTCACGTTCGTCCTCATCCCCCTGCTCGGCGACAGCCACTTCGGACTCGCCCAACGACTGTTCGTCGGCACCTTCGTCGCCTGGATCCTGACCACCGCCGCTCACGCCCGCAACCTCAGCACGGCCGAGCACGCCACGCGCGCGTCATCGCCGGACGGCAAACGGGCGACGAGCCTCCCCGGCAGTTGA
- a CDS encoding LUD domain-containing protein, with protein sequence MTTPTPTTTFAEPATADSLERTAAALTAHGFTVEILDDADAARARVKELVPAGASVFTGASETLRLSGIEEDLNGERYDAIRSRAVAMDRATQADEIRRLLASPDVAVASVAAVTEAGSLVIASASGSQLPGFAGGAARAIWVVGAQKVVPDLDAALRRIEEHALPLENVRAQQAYGQPSAVNRLLILNAEYQPGRGTVLLLREAIGF encoded by the coding sequence ATGACCACACCGACGCCGACAACGACGTTTGCCGAGCCCGCGACAGCCGACAGCCTGGAACGCACGGCCGCGGCGCTGACCGCGCACGGCTTCACCGTCGAAATCCTCGACGACGCCGACGCGGCACGCGCCCGTGTCAAGGAACTGGTGCCGGCGGGCGCGAGTGTATTCACCGGGGCCAGCGAGACCCTGCGCCTGTCCGGCATCGAGGAGGACCTCAACGGCGAGCGGTACGACGCGATCAGATCGCGCGCGGTGGCCATGGATCGCGCCACGCAGGCGGACGAGATCCGGCGGCTGCTCGCCAGCCCCGACGTCGCTGTGGCCAGCGTCGCCGCGGTCACCGAGGCGGGCTCGCTGGTGATCGCCTCGGCCAGCGGGAGCCAGTTGCCGGGGTTCGCCGGCGGCGCGGCGCGCGCGATCTGGGTCGTCGGGGCGCAGAAGGTGGTGCCCGACCTGGACGCCGCGCTGCGCCGCATCGAGGAGCACGCGCTGCCGTTGGAGAACGTCCGCGCCCAGCAGGCGTACGGGCAGCCCAGCGCGGTCAACCGGCTGCTCATCCTCAACGCCGAGTACCAGCCCGGGCGCGGCACGGTGCTGCTGCTGCGCGAGGCCATCGGCTTCTGA